From a single Terriglobia bacterium genomic region:
- a CDS encoding outer membrane lipoprotein carrier protein LolA, with translation MNQKIQNHSLRGGFQFLAGVCAAFIAMTLLPCCLAGQVSDASLPLDKFITEVQTSYREVEAIRADFTQTYDTGGAARVESGTVVFARGGRMRWDYREPEKKVFLSNKKEVLLYLPAEGQLNRSSVKQSEDFRVPFRLLLSRLDLRKVFSRFEDADNQFQHPPGDRVIIGYPKNADKMGYKHVVMEFDPQMDIRRLEIVYTNSTEMKFSFSHIDRNPTLTAAMFELTPPAGTQIINHE, from the coding sequence ATGAACCAGAAAATTCAGAACCATAGCCTGCGGGGCGGGTTCCAGTTCCTGGCGGGTGTGTGCGCGGCTTTTATAGCGATGACATTACTCCCTTGTTGCCTGGCGGGCCAAGTCTCGGACGCCAGCCTGCCGCTCGATAAATTCATCACCGAGGTGCAGACCAGCTATCGTGAAGTGGAGGCCATCCGGGCCGACTTCACTCAGACCTATGACACGGGCGGCGCCGCCCGGGTGGAATCCGGGACGGTGGTTTTTGCGCGCGGCGGCCGCATGCGATGGGATTATCGCGAGCCGGAGAAGAAGGTCTTTCTCTCCAATAAAAAGGAGGTCCTGCTCTACTTGCCCGCCGAGGGCCAGCTTAACCGCTCGTCGGTTAAGCAGAGCGAGGACTTTCGCGTTCCGTTTCGCCTGCTGCTTTCCCGGCTCGACCTGAGGAAGGTGTTCTCCAGGTTTGAAGACGCCGACAACCAGTTTCAGCACCCACCCGGAGACCGAGTGATCATCGGGTATCCTAAGAATGCGGATAAGATGGGTTACAAACACGTTGTCATGGAATTTGATCCGCAGATGGACATTCGACGGCTCGAAATTGTCTACACCAACAGCACCGAGATGAAATTCAGCTTCAGCCACATTGACCGGAATCCCACGCTGACGGCTGCCATGTTCGAGCTGACCCCACCGGCGGGAACCCAAATCATCAACCACGAGTGA
- a CDS encoding Cof-type HAD-IIB family hydrolase, with the protein MPASVRVGRSCYNSSRMPIRLIAVDLDGTLLNNNSEISPANRQALAEASERGIRIVIITGRRYHSARPKLESLPCPVTLVSSNGAVVRSLGGELLHHNFLPQRIAVQVLEAALDFRPYAVVIFDQPSRGQVMMQQNASPDGPLRWYQQTAREYLMQVMDLSAALPEDPIQIMFGGAPAFLEPLEHLLRASDAGRHVHLTWTKYFERDISLLDVMNRGCSKASGLKWLLEQMDCEASEVMAIGDNYNDLEMLQLAGCPVVMGNCCPGLADDGWHITQSNDEDGVAAAIHSLALNGRRGM; encoded by the coding sequence ATGCCGGCCAGCGTCCGAGTGGGCCGATCATGCTACAATTCAAGCAGGATGCCCATTCGCCTGATCGCAGTTGACCTTGATGGAACCCTGCTGAACAACAATTCCGAAATTTCGCCGGCCAATCGCCAGGCCCTGGCCGAGGCCTCGGAGCGCGGCATCCGGATTGTGATCATCACAGGACGCAGATACCACTCGGCCCGGCCGAAGCTCGAATCGCTTCCCTGCCCGGTCACTCTGGTCAGTTCCAACGGCGCCGTCGTCCGGTCGCTCGGTGGCGAGCTGCTTCACCACAATTTCCTGCCCCAGAGGATTGCCGTTCAGGTGCTCGAAGCCGCCCTCGACTTTCGGCCTTATGCCGTGGTAATTTTTGACCAGCCCAGCCGCGGGCAGGTGATGATGCAGCAGAACGCGTCCCCCGACGGTCCTCTTCGCTGGTATCAGCAAACGGCGCGCGAGTACCTGATGCAAGTGATGGACCTTTCCGCCGCGCTGCCCGAGGATCCCATACAGATCATGTTCGGCGGCGCACCGGCGTTTCTGGAACCTCTGGAGCATCTGCTTCGCGCCTCTGACGCCGGACGGCACGTCCATTTGACCTGGACCAAGTATTTCGAACGGGACATCTCCCTGCTGGATGTTATGAACCGGGGCTGCTCCAAGGCCAGCGGCCTCAAGTGGCTGCTGGAACAGATGGATTGCGAGGCAAGCGAAGTGATGGCCATCGGCGACAACTACAATGACCTCGAGATGCTTCAACTGGCCGGCTGCCCGGTGGTCATGGGCAATTGCTGCCCCGGCCTCGCAGACGATGGGTGGCACATCACGCAGTCCAACGACGAAGACGGCGTGGCCGCCGCGATTCACTCTCTTGCCCTGAATGGACGCCGCGGGATGTAG
- a CDS encoding zinc-ribbon domain-containing protein, whose translation MRCAKCGEENPETNQFCSRCHHPVHFTCPSCKRVQGHGGQCDQCGLDFAKYATMLMFQGKAAVEQERRRRNGRSEVLRQIVLLPITGGWSLLKYLRQSKDAG comes from the coding sequence ATGCGATGTGCGAAGTGCGGCGAGGAAAACCCGGAGACGAACCAGTTCTGTTCACGCTGTCACCATCCTGTGCATTTCACCTGCCCGTCGTGCAAACGGGTCCAGGGCCATGGCGGGCAGTGCGACCAGTGCGGCCTGGATTTCGCGAAGTACGCAACAATGCTGATGTTCCAGGGGAAGGCGGCGGTGGAGCAGGAACGGCGGCGCAGGAATGGCCGGAGTGAGGTTCTGCGGCAGATCGTCCTTTTGCCGATTACTGGGGGGTGGTCGCTCCTCAAATACCTGAGGCAATCGAAGGATGCCGGCTGA